One Aneurinibacillus migulanus genomic window, ATCCGAGAATAATCGGGAGAAACACAGAGCCTGAAAGAACTGCATAAGCGACATCTAGTGCTACAAGAACATCTTGAATCCAAATAGAGCAGGTGATAACAATAAGGCCGATAATTAATGTGGTGATACGTGAAGTTAGCAAAAAGCGAGTTTCACTCATCGGTTTCTTAGAGAAACGCTTGATAATATCGTTTACAATTAATGTAGAAGAAGCAAGTAGCGTTCCCGAGGCTGTAGACATCAATGCTGAGACTACGCTGGCCAGCACGATTCCCAATAAGCCGGTTGGCAGTATTGTTACGGCCATTTGCGCAAAAGCATTCTGTGGATCGTTTAATCCAGGTAGTACTACAAACGCGCACATCCCGATAATGCTGACAGCTAAAGCGTACAGGAAGCTGTATACACCTGCTCCGATCGTGCCCGTACGAGCGATTTTTAAGGTTTTTGCTGTGAAAATCCGCTGCCATACGTCCTGCGCAATAACCATTCCAAGACAAAACAGTAAGAAATAAGATAGAATCTCACTCCAACCAATACCTGTAAAATCAAAGTAGGAAGCAGGCAAGGTCTGCTGAAGGTTCGCCCAGCCGCCTGCTTTTGAGATGCTAAGCGGAAGCATGACAAGAAAAATACCGATTGTCATAATTACAAACTGGACAATATCGGTCATTGTAACTGACCACATGCCGCCAAGCAGCGTGTAGAAAAGCACAATGCCTCCACCGACGAGCATGGATAAGGTCAAATCCCAGCCAACCAATACATTTAGGATGGTTCCCATCCCGATAACCTGTGTGACGGTAACCATAATAGCATACAGTGCTGTTACTGCCGCGCTGATAAATCTTGTTTGTGCGTTAAATCGCAACTCTAGCAGTTCACTGATGGTAAGGATTTTTAAATGATAAATTTTCTTTACTAGAAATAGGCCGAGACCAATAATTCCGATACCGAGCATCGATACGAGCCATACACCTGAGATTCCATATTGGTATCCTAGTTTTGTCGTTCCGATGGTGGAAGCGCCTCCAAGAATTACAGCAGCCAGACAGGATAGATACATTGTGAAGCCCAAATTACGCCCAGCTACAATATAATCCTCCGATGTTTTGGCCCTTCTTGCCCCGATGAATCCTACGAAGATTAATGCAAGGAAATAAATGACCATAACAACTATATCTAACGTATGCATATAAACCCTCCTTGATAAACAGATATGTTGTTTTATTTTTCTTAAAATATTTACAAAGCAAGTAACGTGCCAATAGTAAATTTACTGATTTTTAAAGGTTAACTTGCAATTTGATTCATTTTTGAATAAAAATAAGGTGAGTTTTATTCAATTTTGTATCAAGGAAGATGGGGGGTTCAATATGAAAAATCAGGAAACAAACATAGAGGACGTATTAAAGGAACTCGCCGCCATTATCGAAACATCGAAAGATAATATTGTTGTAACAGATGGGGAAGGCCGTGTGCTGCGTGTGAGCAATAACTGTCAGGAGATATACGGAGTGGACCCAGAAGAATTATACGGGCAAAGTGTGAATGAATTAGAAGCAAAACAAATTTTCAACCCTTCTGTGAGTGTACAAGTACTAAATAAGAAATCAAAACAGGAAATTATCCAGCGTACAAGAACCGGCCGGGTTGTGATGGCCACAGGTTATCCTGTATTTAATGAGAAAAAACAGATTACAAGGGTAATAAGCTATTCTCATGATATGACTGAAATTATGGCACTAAAAGAGAAGTATGAACAGCTTACAGAACAGGTAAAGCGATACGAAAGCGAGTTGGAAGAGCTGCGTGAAAAAGAGACGCGTATACCGGGATTTATAGCAGAAAGCCCTCAGATGCAGCGAGTAATGACGCTTTTGCAGCGTGTTGCGAAGGTAGACACAACAGTGCTCCTGCTCGGAGAATCAGGCGTCGGAAAGAACGTAATCGCTAAGGCTATCCACAGAAAAAGCGGGAGAAAAGCCAATTCGTTTATCGAGATCAACTGCGGTGCAATCCCGGAAGGGCTTCTCGAATCGGAGCTTTTCGGCTATACGTCCGGATCGTTTACTGGAGCAAATAAGGGAGGCAAGCCGGGAATTATCGAATTAGCCGATAAAGGAACGCTGTTTCTTGATGAAATTGGTGAGATGCCCTTAGCCTTACAGGCTAAACTGCTCAAGGTAATTCAGGAAAAGCAAATCACACCAGTCGGCGGTACAAAAGCAAAAACAGTGGATTTTCGTCTTATTGCAGCAACGAATCGAAATTTGGCGGAGATGGTGC contains:
- a CDS encoding sigma-54 interaction domain-containing protein, with product MKNQETNIEDVLKELAAIIETSKDNIVVTDGEGRVLRVSNNCQEIYGVDPEELYGQSVNELEAKQIFNPSVSVQVLNKKSKQEIIQRTRTGRVVMATGYPVFNEKKQITRVISYSHDMTEIMALKEKYEQLTEQVKRYESELEELREKETRIPGFIAESPQMQRVMTLLQRVAKVDTTVLLLGESGVGKNVIAKAIHRKSGRKANSFIEINCGAIPEGLLESELFGYTSGSFTGANKGGKPGIIELADKGTLFLDEIGEMPLALQAKLLKVIQEKQITPVGGTKAKTVDFRLIAATNRNLAEMVREGRFRQDLYFRLNVVPIEVPSLRERKEDILPLIQIFLEKFSKKYGLTKRLEESATEAFLRYDWPGNVREVENVIERLVVTTDESSISLHHLPESLRGDIEIVEATKLTGSYKLKDILEDVEGKVVLQAYQKYGTTHEMAKHLGISQPSVVRRLQKYRGKREQSSL
- a CDS encoding sodium:solute symporter codes for the protein MHTLDIVVMVIYFLALIFVGFIGARRAKTSEDYIVAGRNLGFTMYLSCLAAVILGGASTIGTTKLGYQYGISGVWLVSMLGIGIIGLGLFLVKKIYHLKILTISELLELRFNAQTRFISAAVTALYAIMVTVTQVIGMGTILNVLVGWDLTLSMLVGGGIVLFYTLLGGMWSVTMTDIVQFVIMTIGIFLVMLPLSISKAGGWANLQQTLPASYFDFTGIGWSEILSYFLLFCLGMVIAQDVWQRIFTAKTLKIARTGTIGAGVYSFLYALAVSIIGMCAFVVLPGLNDPQNAFAQMAVTILPTGLLGIVLASVVSALMSTASGTLLASSTLIVNDIIKRFSKKPMSETRFLLTSRITTLIIGLIVITCSIWIQDVLVALDVAYAVLSGSVFLPIILGLFWKRATAKAAFFSIVISAIVIITGLAIEGLTSTNPILYGLASSLVSIVLISYFDPSKNLSEAEKKMEQVYETPEQKQNAL